In Euphorbia lathyris chromosome 10, ddEupLath1.1, whole genome shotgun sequence, a single genomic region encodes these proteins:
- the LOC136209232 gene encoding two-component response regulator ARR9 has product MSLAAAAAESNLNFHVLAVDDSLIDRKLIERLLKTSSYQVTTVDSGTKALEFLGFNPNQQIQSDSPSVSPITHHEVDVNLIITDYCMPGMTGYDLLKKVKESSSLKNIPVVIMSSENVPSRINRCLEEGAEEFFLKPVRKSDLNRLKCHMMKTKLKDKKQEIIEESIEIEKQENNNIQQNSNKRKSMEEGLSPDRTRRRFDITTVV; this is encoded by the exons ATGTCTTtagctgctgctgctgcagaATCAAACTTAAACTTCCATGTTTTAGCTGTTGATGATAGCTTAATTGACAGAAAACTCATTGAAAGACTCCTCAAGACTTCTTCCTATCAAG TTACTACAGTTGATTCTGGTACCAAAGCTCTTGAATTTCTGGGTTTTAATCCAAATCAACAAATCCAATCAGATTCACCTTCTGTTTCTCCAATCACTCATCAT GAAGTGGATGTGAATCTCATAATTACAGATTACTGTATGCCTGGAATGACAGGCTATGATTTGCTTAAGAAAGTAAAG gaATCCTCGTCCCTAAAAAATATACCTGTAGTcataatgtcatctgagaatgtTCCTTCAAGAATCAACAG ATGTTTAGAGGAAGGAGCAgaagaattttttttgaagCCAGTAAGAAAATCAGATTTAAATAGGCTAAAATGTCATATGatgaaaacaaaattaaaagataaaaaacaaGAAATCATTGAAGAAtcaattgaaattgaaaaacaAGAGAATAATAATATTCAACAAAATAGCAATAAAAGGAAGTCCATGGAAGAAGGCCTTTCACCTgatagaacaagaagaagatttGATATTACAACTGTGGtctga
- the LOC136208756 gene encoding uncharacterized protein, with amino-acid sequence MSSGPARRVSPKDIQVVQNLIERCLQLYMNQREVVETLLAQAKIEPGFTELVWQKLEEENREFFKAYYLRLTVKHQIMEFNKLLEQQVRLMRQMNSTGVPSMSNSNGSHIASMHQNSVCYAPEHTGSALKPENLHHPFGSTMTNAFTNGGSSLHSNIHTAVEMSAHSNRIDPHPNMLSTQSSNMGLMQGLNGGMIKSEAGYSGNSPYMFGADGNVMEARPSIADASFSSVESNSQALNEPLLDADTSSFGFLGQIPRNFSLSDLTADFAQSSDILENYPRSPFLASDNDFLDSREREHQGDNKRLDTISEGVSYDDFGSE; translated from the exons ATGTCGAGCGGACCAGCTAGAAGGGTCTCACCCAAAGATATACAAGTG GTGCAAAATTTGATAGAACGGTGTCTTCAGTTGTACATGAACCAGAGAGAAGTTGTGGAAACATTGTTAGCGCAGGCAAAAATTGAACCTGGCTTCACTGAACTTG TATGGCAAAAGCTTGAAGAGGAGAACAGAGAATTCTTCAAGGCATATTATTTGAGACTAACAGTGAAGCATCAAATAATGGAATTCAACAAGCTGCTTGAGCAACAGGTGCGATTGATGCGCCAGATGAATTCAACTGGGGTTCCTTCTATGTCTAATTCTAATGGATCTCATATCGCATCAA TGCACCAGAATTCAGTATGCTATGCCCCAGAGCATACAGGATCAGCTCTGAAGCCAGAGAATTTGCACCATCCCTTCGGTTCCACCATGACTAATGCATTCACTAATGGTGGATCATCATTGCATTCAAATATACACACTGCTGTTGAAATGTCAGCTCACTCTAATAGAATTGATCCCCATCCAAACATGCTTTCAACACAGAGCTCCAACATGGGTTTAATGCAAGGACTGAATGGGGGAATGATCAAATCTGAAGCTGGTTATTCAGGGAATTCCCCTTATATGTTTGGTGCTGATGGCAATGTCATGGAAGCACGCCCATCAATTGCAGATGCATCTTTCAGTAGTGTAGAATCGAATTCACAAGCTCTGAATGAACCACTATTGGATGCTGACACTTCTTCATTTGGATTCTTGGGTCAGATTCCCCGAAATTTCAGTCTTTCTGATTTGACAGCTGATTTTGCTCAGAGTTCAG ATATACTGGAGAACTATCCCAGATCACCCTTCCTAGCATCAGACAACGACTTCCTGGATTCTCGAGAAAGAGAACATCAAG GAGACAACAAAAGGTTGGACACTATATCAGAAGGTGTGAGTTATGATGATTTTGGAAGTGAATAA